In Armatimonadota bacterium, a single window of DNA contains:
- a CDS encoding efflux RND transporter periplasmic adaptor subunit, with protein sequence MKSGIGWFVLGLALIGLVAWRFSTKDAEASEQKQQSGQRRGGGSSVEVATVVEGSLVETIEAVGTVESPFRVQISPKVSGRVEFIQAREGDLVEPGQVMVRLDETEIRGQVLQQQANLAEAKSRLAQAKLNQIPTTVGVSSQIAQQEANLSSAKADQEQVERNYEALVGNARSDAADAEARLEAAKAQSRNAQAEVERQTASLSNAKAKFDRAKTLYDKGFISAQAYDDARTALDVQKAALRVAEGQKSAAESAVQSANSVLSARKSQVDIVSRKGKADIAAAQAKVKQAKAGLDLAQANKSIPPAFQQNLEALSADVNVADAQLKQAESRLSETSLKSPIKGTVTARRGEIGNLATPGQSIMEVQFLDWVYVTTSVPVERTKDVKEGSEATLTFDALPGREFKGPITNVNLVADAQTRQFSVRIRLENPGRAIRPGMFGRVQIPTGKASFGPLVPREALTESPAGPTVAVIDDKLTASVRSVKVGATDGAKVLILEGVKPGEKVVTLSYQPVQDGKKVSLGKAGDRSGVRGPRSEERNEGRRDKGTGEGTKGQADGGTGAKSESSGAHGTRHSVLPGTELIVTRGKGAAEDQRGKRKEGAK encoded by the coding sequence GTGAAGTCGGGTATCGGTTGGTTCGTTCTGGGTCTGGCGCTGATCGGGCTCGTGGCTTGGCGCTTCTCGACCAAGGACGCCGAGGCGTCGGAGCAGAAGCAGCAATCGGGACAGCGACGCGGCGGCGGCTCCTCGGTCGAGGTCGCCACCGTCGTCGAGGGCTCGCTGGTCGAGACGATCGAGGCGGTCGGGACCGTCGAATCACCCTTCCGGGTGCAGATTTCACCCAAGGTTTCCGGGCGGGTCGAGTTCATCCAGGCGCGCGAGGGTGACTTGGTGGAACCCGGGCAGGTGATGGTCCGGCTTGATGAAACGGAGATTCGAGGCCAGGTTCTTCAGCAGCAAGCGAACCTAGCGGAGGCCAAGTCTCGGCTTGCGCAGGCCAAGCTGAACCAGATCCCGACCACCGTCGGCGTGTCCTCTCAGATCGCCCAGCAAGAGGCCAATCTGTCCAGCGCCAAGGCGGACCAGGAGCAGGTGGAGCGCAACTACGAGGCTCTGGTGGGGAACGCCAGGAGCGACGCGGCGGACGCGGAAGCGAGGCTGGAAGCCGCCAAGGCTCAAAGCAGGAACGCGCAGGCAGAGGTCGAGCGACAGACGGCATCGCTGAGCAACGCGAAGGCGAAGTTCGACCGGGCAAAGACCTTGTACGACAAGGGGTTCATTTCGGCTCAAGCTTACGACGACGCGCGAACGGCCCTCGACGTCCAGAAGGCCGCTCTGCGGGTCGCCGAGGGCCAGAAGTCGGCCGCCGAATCGGCGGTTCAGTCGGCGAATTCGGTGCTGAGCGCGCGCAAGAGCCAAGTGGACATCGTTTCTCGAAAGGGCAAGGCGGACATCGCCGCGGCCCAGGCCAAGGTGAAGCAGGCCAAGGCGGGCCTCGACCTCGCGCAAGCCAACAAGTCGATCCCTCCGGCGTTTCAGCAGAACCTCGAGGCGCTTTCAGCCGACGTCAATGTGGCGGATGCCCAGCTCAAGCAGGCGGAGTCGAGGCTTTCAGAGACCTCCCTAAAGTCGCCCATCAAAGGAACCGTGACGGCCCGCAGAGGCGAGATCGGCAACCTCGCAACCCCGGGACAGTCCATCATGGAGGTTCAGTTTCTGGACTGGGTCTATGTAACGACCTCGGTGCCCGTCGAAAGAACGAAAGACGTCAAGGAAGGGAGTGAAGCGACGCTGACGTTTGACGCCCTGCCTGGCCGGGAGTTCAAGGGACCGATCACCAATGTGAATCTGGTCGCGGATGCCCAGACGCGCCAGTTCAGCGTGCGCATCCGGCTGGAAAACCCAGGACGCGCCATCCGTCCCGGGATGTTTGGGCGCGTGCAAATCCCCACCGGCAAAGCGTCGTTTGGGCCGCTGGTTCCGCGCGAGGCGCTCACAGAATCCCCTGCCGGTCCCACGGTCGCGGTGATCGACGACAAGTTGACGGCGAGCGTTCGCTCGGTCAAAGTCGGCGCCACGGACGGTGCCAAGGTGCTCATTCTGGAGGGGGTCAAACCGGGTGAGAAGGTGGTGACCCTTTCCTATCAGCCGGTGCAGGACGGAAAGAAGGTGAGCCTCGGGAAGGCGGGGGATAGGTCCGGGGTCCGAGGTCCGAGGTCCGAGGAACGGAACGAAGGACGGAGGGACAAAGGGACTGGAGAAGGCACGAAGGGACAAGCGGACGGCGGCACTGGAGCGAAGTCTGAAAGCTCTGGGGCCCATGGGACAAGGCACTCCGTTTTGCCCGGGACTGAACTCATCGTGACCCGGGGTAAGGGAGCAGCAGAGGATCAAAGGGGCAAAAGGAAGGAAGGGGCCAAGTGA
- a CDS encoding imidazolonepropionase, with translation MPPRALAVLNIGQCLTQSGTPGPGASAEARLGVSRVGLLIEDGRIAFVGPDAEVERRMADADVLDAGGRLVSPGLVDAHTHLVFGGNRSLEFERRCQGATYQEIASEGGGILETVRQTRSLSEDELIEQSRIHARWMLECGTTTAEVKSGYGLDLENELKMLRVIKRLKEEGPMDLVPTFLGLHALPKEFKGDPEGYIASVCDEVLPEVVAQGLAEYADAFCEPAYFSREQVRRLLVEAKRRDLKLRLHADQLTNSGGAELAAELGAVTADHLEQTGAEGIAAMRLAGVQPVLLPGSVAALGHTKYPNARAMLDAGLDVVLATDFNPGSSPMPSLPMAMSLACTHMKMTPAEAWLGVSVHAARSLGRAHDRGSLEPGKRADFVVWDAADYREVPYWFGRNAAREVWIEGMQAMFRDG, from the coding sequence ATGCCTCCGCGCGCGCTTGCCGTTTTGAACATTGGGCAATGCCTGACGCAGAGTGGCACACCAGGGCCGGGCGCCAGCGCTGAAGCGCGGCTCGGGGTCTCAAGGGTCGGGCTGCTGATCGAAGATGGGCGGATCGCGTTCGTGGGTCCGGACGCAGAGGTTGAGCGCCGCATGGCCGATGCCGATGTCCTCGACGCAGGAGGCAGACTCGTTTCGCCCGGATTGGTGGACGCCCACACCCACCTCGTGTTTGGCGGAAACCGGTCCCTTGAGTTTGAAAGGCGCTGCCAGGGAGCCACCTACCAAGAGATCGCTTCTGAGGGCGGCGGGATCCTGGAGACGGTGCGGCAGACGCGCTCTCTCTCTGAGGACGAACTGATCGAACAGAGCAGAATTCACGCACGATGGATGCTGGAGTGCGGCACCACGACCGCCGAGGTCAAATCGGGCTACGGGTTGGACCTTGAGAATGAGCTTAAGATGCTCCGGGTCATCAAGCGGCTCAAAGAAGAGGGGCCGATGGACCTGGTGCCGACCTTTCTGGGTCTGCACGCGCTTCCGAAGGAGTTCAAGGGCGACCCCGAGGGATACATTGCGAGCGTTTGCGATGAGGTCTTGCCCGAAGTTGTTGCCCAGGGGCTTGCCGAATACGCCGATGCCTTCTGCGAGCCGGCATACTTCTCCCGAGAACAGGTCAGACGCCTCCTCGTTGAAGCCAAGAGGCGCGACCTGAAGCTGAGGCTGCACGCAGACCAACTCACGAATTCGGGCGGAGCCGAACTGGCTGCGGAACTCGGGGCCGTCACAGCCGACCATTTGGAGCAGACGGGCGCAGAGGGGATTGCGGCCATGCGGCTTGCGGGGGTTCAGCCGGTGCTGCTTCCCGGCTCCGTCGCGGCGCTTGGGCACACGAAATACCCCAACGCCCGCGCCATGCTCGATGCCGGCCTCGACGTCGTGCTCGCGACCGATTTCAACCCCGGCTCCTCGCCCATGCCGTCGCTTCCGATGGCCATGTCGCTTGCCTGCACGCACATGAAGATGACGCCGGCGGAGGCCTGGCTTGGGGTAAGCGTCCACGCGGCGCGTTCTTTGGGGAGGGCCCACGACCGAGGGTCGCTAGAGCCTGGCAAGCGAGCGGACTTCGTCGTGTGGGATGCCGCGGACTATCGGGAGGTCCCGTACTGGTTTGGGAGGAACGCGGCGCGCGAAGTCTGGATTGAGGGCATGCAGGCGATGTTTCGGGACGGTTGA